In Acipenser ruthenus chromosome 15, fAciRut3.2 maternal haplotype, whole genome shotgun sequence, a genomic segment contains:
- the LOC117422262 gene encoding mitochondrial import inner membrane translocase subunit Tim9: MAAQITESDQIKQFKEFLGTYNKLTETCFMDCVKDFTTREVKPEEMTCSESCLQKYLKMTQRISMRFQEYHIQQNEALAAKAGLLGQPR, translated from the exons ATGGCTGCACAGATAACTGAGTCTGATCAAATTAAACAG TTTAAGGAATTTCTGGgtacatacaacaaactgacagAGACTTGTTTTATGGACTGTGTAAAAGATTTTACAACCAGGGAGGTGAAACCAGAGGAg atGACATGCTCTGAAAGTTGCCTTCAGAAGTACCTGAAGATGACACAAAGAATATCGATGCGATTCCAGGAGTATCATATTCAACAGAATGAGGCTTTAGCTGCCAAAGCAGGACTTCTCGGCCAGCCCCGATAA